A region of the Plasmodium sp. gorilla clade G2 genome assembly, chromosome: 9 genome:
TTTGTATAAACTAATAAAcacctttttattattttttttaatttactttttttatgaattcaTAAAGTTTTTAAACAGAatttaattcaaaaaaagTAATTTGCAGTACAAAATTACAAAAGtgtaaaagataaaaataatattttttcctttttttatacacaaatattatttaaaagaatataataaactttcttatcttttattttttgaacaaataataattttttctaaaCGAAAAAACCTTACTTTTTataagtataaaaaaatatatatctatataatataggttgtttattttcatttctcCACAATGTTCTAACAGATGTTTTTtcaatgtaataatataaaatgaaagaaaaaaaaaaaaataataataagtatatttAAAGAGAAagcataaaattaaaaaaataaaaaatttataggTAAAATtacacaaataaataaataaatataatattttctccattttttttatgtaaatattattgatatatatatatatatttttatttttatttttatttttattttttttttttttttttgttcttttccCTATGTAAATTTCCCTCCTGTGTGTGCgcatgtgtatatatttatagttaACATTAAACTAAATAAAGGTCATCTTAAAATATTAGAgcaatatataacaatatgtattaaaattGAATTATGTTctattataagtatatatatatatatttatgtattgaAATGTACGcctatatttttcctttaatAAAGTTgcaccatttttttttttttttttatgaccTTTTCCCTTTGACCTATAATatgatctttttttttttttttttctctttctaCTTTTTTCAcctaattatacatattaatttaataggGAAAATTTTTTGaggtttttctttttttttttttttttttttttttctatttgatTATTGGTTGTATTTAAATTTTACGATGTGTaaacaattatattttttaatccccatataataaaaaataatatattttttttattattggataatagaaatatatatatatatatattatatagttgTAATACATGGTATTAGTAATAACTCTCATTTTAACTTAATacatttttctatattttttaattccttttttttttttttttttttcttgttttataactatataatattgaacAAAATGGGTGATGTTGAAAAAAAGTACATGaatcatataaaagaatttattCAGACATTTTGTTTTGCAAAAAATGTAGAAATTATTATGGACGAATCAAATCTTAAAACAAACGTTAAAAcacataaagaaaataattgtaaagtaataaatatatattcttgttATGCTATATGGCTATGTATGAATGAAATATATCCTTCATGGTTTGACATTTCAATACACCCTGCTCAATTTGAAACTGAAATAGTAagtataacaaatatatatatatatatatatatattatatttattgaaataatataaatatttgtccaataatttttataacatatacCATTTTTTACTTTACAATTATTACACCTTCCTCCAGGACGCATATGAGTgcttattaaaatatataaatgaatatcatgaaaaaaaatatgaaaaaattacaaaacaAATTTTAGACAAACTATCAGCTCTAACAATTAATGAggttaaataaaattatgtttAAACTAATtcaaaacataaaaaatatatatattaatatatttatgtttgtatatttatacatatctttttttttctttttacatttcattttatagTTCATAGACATATATAGCTTGATCATATTAGCAGCCCTTGTTTCAGATGATAAgcaaaaacatataaataacatcTTATCAGTCAGTCATGaaacacaaaaatatatacataatgtGGTGGAACTCTTAGATAAGGaggtaattattattataataaagggacaaatatatatatatatatatatatatatatatatatatatatgatcatttattttcttttttcattatataggAGAgtgataatgaagaaaaggGACTATCAGAACAAAATTCAAaaggtaatatatatatatatatatatatatatattatgaattacatataaagacaaatattaaaaaaaattaatatataaacatatttataccttcattatatttatatatatatatatattttttttttttttttatcaataaaAACATTCCTCTTTTCCTGTATCACAACACAGATAACGCAgtaagatataaatataaaaaatctaacatattatcatttttaatatatacatatatatatatatatatatatatatatatatatatatttatatttattcatttatttatttattgacCATGTTGTAGATTATCAATGAATCGTTGAAAACCGaaataaaacaattaaaGGAAAAGGTAAAATACTTCGAAATGGAAAATGATAACCTAAACAATTCTAttacagaaaaaaataaaattattgaggaagataaagaaaaaatgagtAATCtacaaaaacaaataaatgccGAAtgtgaaaaaacaaaaaatcaATATATGAATCAAATAGAAgaacatgaaaaaaaaattaacgaATTACAAAACAATTTAGAAAAACAAATGAAAGATAAGTTACATATAGaaaatgatttaaaaaataaaataaaagaattagaagatgaacaaaatatacTTAAACAAGAGAATGCAAATATAGACATcctacaaaataaaattaatacatataaagaaaaattagaaaGTATGATGAcaattcaaaatataaacaaagaaTTAGAAGACAAGCTTAAggtaacttttttttttatattaatatgatattacataaataaattaatatatacataaatatatataatcatattattaatacctACTTTCTTTTACCTTTTTAGGAAAATACACAAAAAATGGTTGATATGGAAGGAGAAATggaaaaattgaaaatagaaacaacaaatataaaaatatacaaggATAAATGTGCaggttattatatatatatatatatagtcaaaattaatatataattattgaagtattaaaatatatacattgttCTCTACAATTTACAGATTTGGATGCCGATTTGGTAAATATGAAGACAGAGAATGAGAAATTAAAACAGGAACTTtcagaaaaaaacaaaatcgTACAACAATTGAAAAATGAcctgtaatataaataaataaacaaatatatatatatatatatatatatatatttatatttatataatcagATGAAATATGATTAATCATATAtactaaaaataaatgtattccATAAATTaaccatatatttttttcaattttcttaattttctttttttttttttttttttacagaGATATGAAAACACATTCTTATGACATGCTGAAGAAGGAACAAAATATGGATAACATTAACatgttaaaataaatgatatattttcatataattcatataatagatataaatataacactacatataatataataattattatattctaccaatatatatatatatatatatatatatagcctataaatttttctttaatttcatCTTGTAGTGGATTAAGTAACGTAGATCAAACTGAAGAATTAATAAGAATCAAAAAGGAAAATGAAAATCTGAGAAAACAAATAGGATCATATAGcaatgaagatataaaaaaagttagagaaaatataaatataaattgcatattgataatatatatatataatatactcatatgtgtatatatgttgtttcctatttttttatatttctttatttttatttattttccagCTTGAAAATGAAATAGACGACTTAAAAAGAATCAATGAAAAGTTGGAGCAAAAATTTTCAGAAAATAAGGACAAGGAAAACATTAATAACGATCAGAAACtacaagaaaaatataatgtaaaaatataaagaatctaacatataatatacacacacttatttgtatatttactaatacatattatatatatttatttatttttatagaaatCCTTGAATGATattgaagataaaaaaaaagaaattgaagaacaacaacaaaaaattgatgaacaagaaaaattaattaatgacaaacaacaaaaaattgatgaacaagaaaaattaattaatgaaaaacaacaaaaaattGATGAACAAGAAAAACAATttgaacataaaaaaaaagaagttgacgaaaaacaaaaattagttgatgaaaaacaaaaattagtTGATGAAAAACAAAACCTAATTGATGAAAtacaaaaagaaattaaaaataaacaaaatgaaattgatgacaaaaaaaaaactattgaaaagaaaaagaagaaaatcgaagaaaaacaaaaagaaattgAACAAATAACAGAGgttcttatataaaatatatatatatatatatatatatatatatatatattttcatatcatAGACAAAttaaatgttattatattttacatgaattttatattttatcaaacatatataaattttcatttttttcttattttttaaggCTAATCGAACCCTACAAATGCAATTATCCAGTAATCAAGGAAGTTCAGACCAATCATTAAATGtaagaaaattttaattttacttatatatatatatatatttatttatttatatttataaactgattatattccttttatgtCTATTTcctatttataatataacaaaatttttcttaaacacaaaatattataggAAAAATTGATAAGGTTGGAAGCCGAGTTATTAATGGAGAAGAAAAACACTGAACAAATCGAAGaaacaacaaaaaataaattgagCAAAGAATTTAATACTgtaattaagaaaaaataataaatgagaaaaaaaatatatatataatattttataatattattaacatatatatatatatatatatatatatatatagtatgaTAACCACATGTATTTGtctttatcatataattcaCTTATATTAATCATTccataatacatacatatatatatatatatatatatatatatatatatatatatatacatatttttaggCATTACAAATCTTTAAAGAACAATTACAAATTAGAGAAAAGGAAACTGAATATTATAAGGATGCACTGTATgatcaatataaaaaatatattacaaatatgatactaaaataaaatgtacattttaaatttattttattttttttttctttaggAAAAAACAAATTGATACTACAAATGATgaacaaaaattattaagtgatattattcataatttGGGACTAAAATACAAACAATTACAAACATATAACCTTTCCTTAAGAAACGAAATTACAGGAATCAAATTGAggtaagaaatatatatgctcctgtgtttttttataaattataaatataaaatgttgtaatatatatacatgtatatgtatgtacatatatatttatttatttatttatttttatttttttttttgtatagaGCTCAGACATGTGCAGAAtatgagaaaaaataaaaaatgaattgttctttttatatgtatatgaattttttccGATTTTTTCAACATGGcataaaaaacataaatataataaaacatattttaatatacaacagaaaatcaaaatatatttatttattcattcatttatgtttttttcttttcctaaattatacaaatatatagatCTATAATTATTCTCAAAATTAACAAATTTGAcgatgtttttttttttttttttctttttacaaGTATTTACATTTTCCTAATTTTTTTCAAGTTGATATGATGTAATATACccttttcatattttctatgatacctatattatttttaaaaacattttaatttttttttttattttcacatGGTATAATTGAAATGTAAATAAGTCACTAAGCATACATAAaaatgacatatatatatatatatatatatatatatatatataattgacaATTAATATCTTAAAacaagaatataaaataaaaacttcTCCATTTGtgatatattactattatatatatatgtataacataatataatttgttatatttctTTAGACAAAATTCattcttatattttcatatatacattaaatattaaatgaacataaataaaaaaaaaaaaaaaaaaaaaaaattttaaaataacataattattttatacataattCTTATTTGAAATAGGAAATATATTACACTTAAAAATTTTGTTAGTTCAAACAATTATATActcataaaaataacattttgctcataatattttcttatctatacacacataaatatGCACAAGAAATTAAAACTTTATAAATAGAAATTCAAATGAATGGAAAAAGCTCaacaaaatttaaaaaaataaaaattattttatattatccctttttcattttttcatattattattatattatatgcgtATAATGTATAGTATACATTTgtgtgtaaaaaaaaaaaaaaaaaaaaaaaaaaaatatgaaaatattttttcttgttattgaattgatataaaatatatacttttacaagaaaaacaaaaaaagcctgatatattcataatatatatatataatatatatatatatatatatatattttcttaacgttaataataataaatatatagagctatatatatatatattatttataaatatatttataatacagcgtacataaaaaataaaataaaaataaacaaaaagaaattaacaaatataaattaacaaaaaaaaaaatataaatataagaaataataaaatatctaaTATATCAACCTaacatatacacatataaatatattcatatatttctttttttttatttacttttttcatttcttaaaataaatgtgttaaatatataaatataagataaaataaagaatttatataaaacattcttattatatttcttatttgtctgaatttatattaaataacacaaagaaataaaaaaagaaaaaaaaaccttATTCAACGCACCACTTAGCTTACACTCTGacagaattttttttttttcttacatattatatatatataatatttatgtataatattatacatatattttttacacatattgataaaaaaaaaaaaaaaaaaaaaaaaaaaaaaaatacatgcTTCCTTCATAcattaataaatacatactcctagttaaaaaattaataaataaaataaaacatataatatatatatatatttatacagaaaatattttaataaaaaaaaaaaaaaattgaaagcatttcatatttatatacacttgttttttttttatgtgttgaaaaaaaaaaaaaaattatactatttcatatttatatgaacaatTGAATGATACTGTGaaagtatacatatataatttattatataataatatatatatatatatatatatatatatatatatatattattatgtatatataatacatactctgtttttctttttcctttttttttttttttttttgcactTTCAAGGTTTGAATaagtaaatattatatataatatataaaagtataattttttttacaaataattaatagatttattttataagaattaaaaataataaaattaaaaaaaaaaaaaaatttacatattattatatatatatttaaatatatattaaaaaaaaatatattttaaggataaagaagaaatattcatacaataattaataatatatatttgatttgtattttttttttttttttttttttttcttttacatatatatttatatatattttaaaatcgTCAtttaagaaaagaaaaagaaaaaaaaaaagaagcaatatttatttttatctatttaaataaaaaatgagagAAGTAATAAGTATCCATGTAGGACAAGCTGGTATTCAAGTTGGAAATGCTTGCTGGTAAAATGATAAGCTTATATATTCTtacacattattatattaatatatatatatatatatatataatgaaaaatatatatatcatatttattgtgttttctttaataaatgttaaaattatatgtgtgtgtattATTCtaaagaacatatatatatatatatatatatatatatatatatattaaattcataatatatacaagtatatatatgatcgatatatatatacacacctgttataaatgtatatatttctataaaaacttatgaatatttatgaatgcatcttttctttattcatattatgtataatttgTTGAATTTTTTAGGGAATTGTTTTGCCTAGAGCATGGAATACAGCCCGATGGTCAAATGCCCTCTGACAAGGCTGCTAGAGCTAATGATGATGCTTTTAATACATTCTTTTCAGAAACTGGTGCAGGAAAACATGTAAGAAATAATACACgctaatataacatatatatatatatatatatatatatatattttataagttataaaaatttatcgtttatataatagttaatgaacatataagataatataacatatttattaaaataaatatatatatacatatatatatatatatacatatatatatatatatatatatatatatatatatatatttttttttttttccttttaggTACCACGTTGTGTTTTTGTCGATTTAGAGCCAACCGTTGTGGATGAAGTCAGAACAGGAACTTATCGTCAATTATTTCATCCTGAACAATTAATATCAGGTAAAGAAGATGCTGCCAACAATTTCGCAAGAGGACACTATACAATCGGTAAAGAAGTTATAGATGTATGTTTGGACAGAATTAGAAAATTAGCTGATAACTGTACCGGTTTACAAGGATTTTTAATGTTCAGCGCAGTTGGAGGTGGAACAGGTAGTGGATTTGGTTGTTTAATGTTAGAAAGATTATCAGTTGATTATGGAAAGAAATCCAAGCTCAATTTTTGCTGTTGGCCATCACCTCAAGTTTCAACTGCTGTAGTTGAACCATACAATTCAGTTTTGTCTACTCATTCATTATTAGAACATACTGATGTAGCAATAATGCTTGATAACGAAgctatatatgatatatgcAGAAGAAATTTAGATATTGAAAGACCAACATATACTAATTTAAACAGATTGATTGCTCAAGTTATTTCATCCTTAACAGCATCTTTAAGATTTGACGGTGCTTTAAATGTTGATGTAACAGAATTCCAAACCAACTTAGTACCATACCCTCGTATTCATTTTATGTTATCTTCATATGCTCCAGTTGTTAGTGCTGAAAAAGCATACCATGAACAATTGTCCGTTTCTGAAATTACAAACTCAGCCTTCGAACCAGCAAATATGATGGCAAAATGTGACCCAAGACATGGAAAATATATGGCTTGTTGTTTAATGTATAGAGGAGATGTAGTACCAAAGGATGTTAATGCAGCTGTTGCTactataaaaacaaaaagaaccATTCAATTTGTTGACTGGTGTCCTACTGGTTTTAAATGTGGTATAAATTATCAACCACCAACTGTTGTACCAGGAGGAGACTTAGCCAAAGTTATGAGAGCTGTTTGTATGATCAGTAACTCAACAGCTATTGCAGAAGTATTCTCAAGAATGGATCAAAAATTTGATTTAATGTATGCAAAAAGAGCATTTGTTCATTGGTACGTTGGTGAAGGTATGGAAGAAGGAGAATTTAGTGAAGCTAGAGAAGATTTGGCTGCCTTAGAAAAAGATTATGAAGAGGTAGGAATTGAATCCAATGAAGCAGAAGGCGAAGACGAAGGATATGAAGCAGATTACTAaatttgttaatatataaaagtattatatatatttatatatttatatatgtgtgtatgtacatacatctttatatatatatatatatagtaaagATATAAATTCTTGCATAATGTTattacacataaatataatatattattatattacatcATAAATAGTTCTACTtgtatcataattattttttatcataaatatttgctatcattatgtatatatatttttcatatatttttttttttttttttttttttttttttttgttgaaaatttcaattaaaaaaaaaaaaattatactacctacatatatatatatatatatatatatatatatatatatgtacgtATATAGTTATAGATATAAATGGACAAATTTTAAatccataaaaatatttttatttatattaatgtttTCATATTagaatattaatacatacatacttatatataagcatatatacatatatattttcacatataatatatatttattatttatatattcttctgTGAAGATATATctaattgtatataatatatatgtatgtatatatttagttatttttatttttgttttttttttttttttttttttttttattattattatttatattttagtaATTCTTAaagattttatattttgagcacatatatataatatatatatatagatagatatatataaatacagattcatgtatatatttcggcagaaatatttaaaataagaaatattttattcttgtcaatatgaataaatatatatatatatatatctttatatagtgcattatatatgttgtagTTTAGCAggttaaatgaaataataaatataataagaatataaagtagtatatat
Encoded here:
- a CDS encoding alpha tubulin 1, which produces MREVISIHVGQAGIQVGNACWELFCLEHGIQPDGQMPSDKAARANDDAFNTFFSETGAGKHVPRCVFVDLEPTVVDEVRTGTYRQLFHPEQLISGKEDAANNFARGHYTIGKEVIDVCLDRIRKLADNCTGLQGFLMFSAVGGGTGSGFGCLMLERLSVDYGKKSKLNFCCWPSPQVSTAVVEPYNSVLSTHSLLEHTDVAIMLDNEAIYDICRRNLDIERPTYTNLNRLIAQVISSLTASLRFDGALNVDVTEFQTNLVPYPRIHFMLSSYAPVVSAEKAYHEQLSVSEITNSAFEPANMMAKCDPRHGKYMACCLMYRGDVVPKDVNAAVATIKTKRTIQFVDWCPTGFKCGINYQPPTVVPGGDLAKVMRAVCMISNSTAIAEVFSRMDQKFDLMYAKRAFVHWYVGEGMEEGEFSEAREDLAALEKDYEEVGIESNEAEGEDEGYEADY